AGGAGGTCTTCGAGGTCACCGCCGCTGCCCCCGTGGCCGTCGCCGCCGCTGGTGGCGCCGCTGCCGGTGGCGACGCCCCGGCCGAGGAGGAGAAGGATGAGTTCGACGTCATCCTCGAGTCCGCCGGCTCCGCGAAGATCGCCGTCATCAAGGAGGTGCGCGGCCTGACCTCGCTCGGCCTCAAGGAGGCCAAGGCTCTGGTCGACGAGGCTCCCAAGCCCGTCCTCGAGGGTGTCAAGAAGGACGACGCCGAGGCTGCCAAGGCGAAGCTCGAGGAGGCCGGCGCGACCGTCACCGTCAAGTGATCAC
This genomic interval from Brachybacterium aquaticum contains the following:
- the rplL gene encoding 50S ribosomal protein L7/L12, whose amino-acid sequence is MAKLSNDELIEAFKEMSLIELSEFVKQFEEVFEVTAAAPVAVAAAGGAAAGGDAPAEEEKDEFDVILESAGSAKIAVIKEVRGLTSLGLKEAKALVDEAPKPVLEGVKKDDAEAAKAKLEEAGATVTVK